From a region of the Cenarchaeum symbiont of Oopsacas minuta genome:
- a CDS encoding transposase gives MAYIKDRKYINQGKQLVLDSNHDELWAEIKNMNKNKNGKPFTCPQSLIQQMVFLRSLFGLGYRQMDGLLTKSIQEEFSIGFVQLWRRISVINVGYDEDDGVFTFSNSLTGNVEKINVAFDGSGFKGGKGGEWRRIKWNIRLGFIRITLAVNADDKKIIAMTITDEHTGELSQFPKLLQKVIDARNKQTRLKQNKKASLKQNKKPGTGITAFGDGIYATKQNVNCCIKNGVKPVLKVMINSSGRSRGCMARKKLVDAQLGGGHKYISKLDRNQRLENQKKWLKDNNYGKRQAAEIAFSTLKRVYGDAVMAKNWTNMRQEIALYIQQNHRYGE, from the coding sequence TTGGCATACATCAAAGACAGAAAATACATCAATCAAGGCAAACAGTTAGTTCTAGATTCAAATCATGATGAATTGTGGGCAGAGATTAAAAACATGAACAAAAACAAAAATGGCAAACCTTTCACATGCCCACAATCTTTGATACAGCAGATGGTATTCCTAAGATCATTATTTGGTCTTGGATACAGACAAATGGATGGCCTATTAACAAAATCAATACAGGAAGAATTTTCCATAGGTTTTGTTCAATTATGGCGCAGAATCTCTGTCATTAATGTAGGATATGATGAAGACGATGGTGTATTTACATTTTCAAACTCATTAACAGGTAATGTGGAAAAAATAAACGTAGCATTTGATGGCAGTGGGTTCAAAGGTGGTAAAGGTGGAGAATGGAGACGTATAAAATGGAATATCCGTCTGGGATTTATTCGAATAACTCTGGCAGTAAACGCAGATGATAAAAAAATCATAGCAATGACAATCACTGATGAACACACTGGAGAGCTCTCACAATTTCCAAAACTATTACAAAAAGTCATAGATGCACGTAACAAACAAACTCGTTTAAAACAAAATAAAAAAGCTAGTTTAAAACAAAATAAAAAACCTGGAACAGGCATAACTGCATTTGGAGATGGAATCTATGCCACAAAACAAAACGTAAACTGTTGCATCAAAAATGGTGTAAAACCAGTTCTTAAAGTAATGATAAACTCATCAGGTAGATCTCGTGGGTGTATGGCTCGAAAGAAATTAGTAGATGCACAGCTTGGTGGTGGCCACAAATATATTTCAAAGCTTGATCGTAATCAAAGATTAGAAAATCAAAAAAAATGGTTAAAGGATAATAATTATGGCAAAAGACAAGCAGCTGAGATTGCATTCTCCACACTCAAACGCGTCTATGGTGATGCAGTAATGGCAAAAAACTGGACAAATATGCGTCAAGAGATCGCATTATACATACAACAAAATCATAGATATGGAGAATGA
- a CDS encoding transposase, with translation MCVCTNCKRVCEAENDLPKSGSYGKNIIALVTEYRATRIPYNEIPQLVKTACGLVVAKSTMIANVSDQMEKDAKTITNTVVQSPFVNIDETSYTRDGQLVWAWCITYKKNIAIIMNKSRGAYVMDKFYGVAVTDGYPVYKSEECINDA, from the coding sequence ATGTGTGTATGTACAAACTGCAAACGCGTATGTGAAGCAGAAAATGATCTACCAAAATCAGGATCATATGGCAAGAATATAATTGCCCTTGTTACCGAATACAGGGCAACAAGAATTCCATATAATGAAATACCTCAACTGGTCAAAACAGCATGCGGTTTGGTTGTTGCAAAATCTACCATGATTGCAAACGTCTCAGATCAAATGGAAAAAGATGCAAAAACAATAACAAATACAGTTGTCCAATCACCATTTGTCAATATTGATGAGACATCATACACACGAGATGGACAATTAGTTTGGGCATGGTGCATCACATACAAGAAAAATATTGCAATAATCATGAACAAGAGTCGCGGTGCATATGTTATGGACAAATTTTATGGTGTTGCAGTAACTGATGGATATCCAGTGTACAAGAGCGAGGAATGCATCAACGATGCCTAG
- a CDS encoding Transposase DDE domain protein: MQSGGSAYMADSKYVKWGTHLTIQKSKSWKKQVNKGKNGRRFEYSVKLFESLTIIKTYTGISYRACQGIAQNVLGSNAPDHTTICRRINALKIKTPEKVQQPSDQLKDIYLAIDGSGIKPNERGEWIRDKWKIRRGFIKIHLYEVSY; the protein is encoded by the coding sequence GTGCAATCAGGAGGTTCTGCATACATGGCTGATAGCAAATACGTCAAATGGGGCACGCATCTAACCATTCAAAAATCCAAATCTTGGAAAAAACAAGTAAATAAAGGAAAGAATGGAAGGCGATTTGAATATTCGGTTAAACTATTTGAGAGTCTTACAATAATCAAAACATACACGGGTATCTCATATAGAGCGTGTCAAGGAATTGCACAGAATGTTCTAGGTTCAAATGCTCCAGATCATACCACAATATGTCGCAGAATAAACGCGCTAAAAATAAAGACACCTGAAAAAGTTCAACAACCATCTGATCAGTTAAAAGATATCTATCTTGCAATAGATGGTAGTGGCATAAAACCAAATGAGCGTGGTGAATGGATACGTGACAAATGGAAGATACGGCGCGGATTTATCAAGATACATTTGTATGAGGTCAGCTATTAA
- a CDS encoding Transposase DDE domain protein, translating to MAYIKDRKYINQGKQLVLDSNHDELWAEIKNMNKNKNGKPFTCPQSLIQQMVFLRSLFGLGYRQMDGLLTKSIQEEFSIGFVQLWRRISVINVGYDEDDGVFTFSNSLTGNVEKINVAFDGSGFKGGKGGEWRRIKWNIRLGFIRITLAVNADDKKIIAMTITDEHTGELSQFPKLLQKVIDARNKQTRLKQNKKASLKQNKKPGTGITAFGDGIYATKQNVNCCIKNGVKPVLKVMINSSGRSRGCMARKKLVDAQLGGGHKYISKLDRNQRLENQKKWLKDNNYGKRQAAEIAFSTLKRVYGDAVMAKNWTNMRQEIALYIQQNHRYGE from the coding sequence TTGGCATACATCAAAGACAGAAAATACATCAATCAAGGCAAACAGTTAGTTCTAGATTCAAATCATGATGAATTGTGGGCAGAGATTAAAAACATGAACAAAAACAAAAATGGCAAACCTTTCACATGCCCACAATCTTTGATACAGCAGATGGTATTCCTAAGATCATTATTTGGTCTTGGATACAGACAAATGGATGGCCTATTAACAAAATCAATACAGGAAGAATTTTCCATAGGTTTTGTTCAACTATGGCGCAGAATCTCTGTCATTAATGTAGGATATGATGAAGACGATGGTGTATTTACATTTTCAAACTCATTAACAGGTAATGTGGAAAAAATAAACGTAGCATTTGATGGCAGTGGGTTCAAAGGTGGTAAAGGTGGAGAATGGAGACGTATAAAATGGAATATCCGTCTGGGATTTATTCGAATAACTCTGGCAGTAAACGCAGATGATAAAAAAATCATAGCAATGACAATCACTGATGAACACACTGGAGAGCTCTCACAATTTCCAAAACTATTACAAAAAGTCATAGATGCACGTAACAAACAAACTCGTTTAAAACAAAATAAAAAAGCTAGTTTAAAACAAAATAAAAAACCTGGAACAGGCATAACTGCATTTGGAGATGGAATCTATGCCACAAAACAAAACGTAAACTGTTGCATCAAAAATGGTGTAAAACCAGTTCTTAAAGTAATGATAAACTCATCAGGTAGATCTCGTGGGTGTATGGCTCGAAAGAAATTAGTAGATGCACAGCTTGGTGGTGGCCACAAATATATTTCAAAGCTTGATCGTAATCAAAGATTAGAAAATCAAAAAAAATGGTTAAAGGATAATAATTATGGCAAAAGACAAGCAGCTGAGATTGCATTCTCCACACTCAAACGCGTCTATGGTGATGCAGTAATGGCAAAAAACTGGACAAATATGCGTCAAGAGATCGCATTATACATACAACAAAATCATAGATATGGAGAATGA
- a CDS encoding Transposase DDE domain protein, with translation MHIDAFTPNDAMLKNQAEWKKRVRYGQRWIIEVVFSAFKRVFGDSVMSRKWDHIVQELRLKVWVYNMFCDASLSTP, from the coding sequence ATGCACATAGATGCATTTACTCCAAATGATGCAATGTTAAAAAACCAAGCAGAGTGGAAAAAACGTGTTAGATATGGTCAACGTTGGATAATTGAGGTAGTGTTTTCTGCATTTAAGAGAGTATTTGGGGATTCTGTCATGTCAAGAAAATGGGATCACATCGTGCAAGAGCTTCGATTAAAGGTATGGGTCTACAACATGTTTTGTGATGCCAGTTTGAGTACACCTTGA
- a CDS encoding Transposase: MSKRTKIFVQDESIVNSDGKMIKKYWCNEDERPIYRWKGDHRKFIAYGMISISGERFFRSYDKFDGPTFLRYVKDAVAKYGRIMIIADRASQHRTKDLERYVQENQDKIRIEYLPKASPQHNIMETIWFVAKQAMDHSEYYPQLEDKRSNFMKYLRTKKLPNNVTDYFKPKMEDFLTNL; the protein is encoded by the coding sequence ATGTCAAAGAGGACAAAAATTTTCGTCCAGGATGAGAGCATAGTCAACAGCGATGGAAAGATGATCAAAAAATACTGGTGCAACGAGGATGAGCGCCCCATCTATCGATGGAAGGGCGATCATCGAAAATTCATAGCATACGGAATGATCTCAATTTCCGGCGAGCGATTCTTTAGATCGTATGATAAATTTGATGGTCCAACATTTCTACGATACGTAAAAGATGCAGTTGCAAAATACGGTCGCATAATGATAATTGCTGACAGAGCCAGTCAACACAGAACAAAAGATCTTGAAAGATATGTGCAGGAAAACCAAGACAAAATTCGAATCGAATATCTTCCAAAAGCATCACCACAACACAACATCATGGAGACAATCTGGTTTGTTGCCAAGCAGGCTATGGATCATTCAGAGTACTATCCACAACTAGAGGATAAGAGAAGTAATTTCATGAAATATCTGAGAACAAAGAAACTACCTAATAACGTTACTGATTATTTTAAACCAAAGATGGAGGATTTTTTAACGAACTTATGA
- a CDS encoding ATPase, whose amino-acid sequence MSMAPQELEDSASRYATDAIRHDSHGARGMAVSNYQKAIDSLVKLMTLYPNNKLNSLYTERTNSYQRRIKALQESCNIEPAVDPNATSFEQKNNLEDQKTRDGFDDLIMKEKPEISWDEVIGLDEAKNAVRESIVYPAKRPDLLPLGWPHGILLYGPPGCGKTILGAATASEIDGYFINVDAASMMSKWLGEAEKNVSKMFNMARVYSEREGKPVILFIDEVDSLLGERSSEIGGEVRTKNQFLVEMDGIKGKNKDTKLYVIGATNKPWSLDSPFLRRFQKRIYVQLPTMEARKILFDTYTDKLERDPKMKNQVLAKLFDGYSASDIRDVCQSAQLSVVTEMFNSANYKEPSENDIPSKPRALTLADFRNIQTRRRPSVSVEMLRAFSKWSDQFGAL is encoded by the coding sequence ATGAGTATGGCACCACAAGAACTAGAAGATAGCGCTAGCAGGTATGCTACAGATGCGATAAGACATGACTCACATGGTGCTAGAGGGATGGCCGTATCCAACTATCAAAAGGCAATAGATTCTCTAGTAAAACTCATGACACTATACCCAAACAACAAGCTAAATTCACTATATACAGAGCGTACCAATTCATACCAACGTAGAATAAAGGCATTACAAGAATCATGTAATATAGAACCAGCAGTCGATCCAAATGCCACCTCGTTTGAGCAAAAGAATAATCTTGAAGATCAAAAAACACGTGATGGTTTTGATGATCTAATTATGAAAGAAAAGCCCGAAATTAGCTGGGATGAAGTAATAGGATTAGATGAGGCAAAAAACGCCGTTAGAGAATCAATTGTATATCCTGCAAAAAGACCAGATCTGCTTCCACTTGGATGGCCACATGGAATTTTGTTATACGGGCCGCCCGGGTGTGGTAAAACCATTTTAGGAGCTGCCACAGCAAGTGAAATTGATGGATATTTCATAAATGTTGATGCTGCATCGATGATGTCAAAATGGCTTGGAGAAGCAGAGAAAAACGTTTCAAAGATGTTCAATATGGCCAGAGTGTACTCTGAAAGAGAAGGTAAACCAGTCATATTGTTTATAGACGAGGTAGATTCACTTTTGGGAGAACGTAGTAGTGAGATTGGTGGTGAAGTTCGAACAAAGAATCAATTTTTAGTTGAGATGGATGGAATTAAAGGCAAAAACAAGGACACAAAATTATACGTTATAGGGGCAACTAACAAACCATGGAGCCTAGACTCACCATTTCTTAGACGATTCCAAAAACGTATCTATGTACAATTGCCTACTATGGAGGCAAGAAAGATCTTGTTTGATACATATACTGACAAGTTAGAACGCGATCCAAAGATGAAAAACCAAGTCTTGGCAAAACTCTTTGATGGATATAGTGCAAGTGATATACGTGACGTCTGTCAGTCTGCTCAATTAAGTGTGGTAACAGAGATGTTTAACTCTGCCAATTATAAAGAACCGTCAGAGAATGATATACCATCAAAACCTCGTGCTCTGACTCTTGCAGACTTTAGAAATATTCAAACCCGTCGTAGACCAAGTGTTTCAGTCGAGATGCTTAGGGCGTTTTCAAAATGGAGTGATCAATTTGGTGCTCTTTAA
- a CDS encoding carbamoyl-phosphate synthase small subunit: MILSDGTIFTGSGFGYSTTVIGEIVFNTGMVGYVETLTDPSYMGQILTLTYPLVGNYGVPDTSIRDKDGILVNFESERIQAKALVVHEFSMTASHWNMSITLDEWLYMQKIPAISGIDTRNLTKKLREHGVSMAAVAVSEKEIDEKEILDQMYAASDYASENLVKEASIKTDRTYGNGDETVVIVDVGAKNAIIRSVLDMGYKVVIVPWDSTIEKILSYKPSGVIISNGPGNPEKCTQTIQTARNLVAKNVPTLGICLGAQILGLAGGAKTYKLKYGHRGQNKPCINMLDGRVYVTSQNHGYCISPKSLENSEFDMWFKNADDGTVEGIRHKKQKCLAVQFHPEASPGPFDCKFVFKELQSLMNGGAYAKK, translated from the coding sequence TTGATTCTAAGTGATGGTACTATCTTCACAGGTAGCGGTTTTGGGTATTCCACAACTGTCATAGGCGAGATTGTATTCAATACAGGAATGGTAGGGTATGTAGAGACGTTGACAGACCCCTCATATATGGGGCAGATTTTGACCCTCACGTATCCACTTGTAGGTAATTATGGTGTACCAGATACGTCGATTCGAGACAAAGATGGCATACTTGTCAACTTTGAATCTGAACGTATACAGGCAAAGGCACTTGTAGTACACGAGTTCTCAATGACTGCAAGTCATTGGAATATGTCCATAACACTCGATGAATGGTTGTACATGCAAAAAATACCTGCAATATCTGGTATCGATACAAGGAATTTGACAAAAAAACTGCGTGAGCATGGAGTAAGCATGGCAGCAGTGGCAGTATCTGAAAAAGAGATTGACGAGAAAGAGATATTGGATCAAATGTATGCAGCATCAGATTATGCATCAGAGAATTTGGTAAAAGAGGCATCTATAAAAACAGACCGTACATATGGAAATGGAGACGAGACGGTGGTCATAGTGGATGTAGGTGCAAAAAATGCCATAATTCGATCTGTGCTCGACATGGGATACAAGGTAGTGATTGTTCCATGGGATTCAACCATAGAAAAAATTCTTTCGTACAAGCCAAGTGGAGTTATAATAAGCAACGGTCCAGGAAACCCTGAAAAATGTACACAGACAATACAGACTGCACGTAATCTTGTTGCAAAAAATGTGCCGACTTTGGGAATATGTCTTGGAGCTCAAATACTTGGACTTGCAGGTGGGGCTAAGACGTACAAGCTAAAATATGGACACAGAGGACAGAATAAACCTTGTATAAATATGCTAGATGGTCGTGTGTACGTGACAAGTCAAAACCATGGATATTGTATCAGTCCAAAATCGCTTGAAAACTCTGAATTCGATATGTGGTTTAAGAACGCCGATGATGGAACCGTTGAAGGCATACGTCACAAAAAACAAAAATGTTTAGCAGTACAGTTTCATCCAGAAGCCTCACCAGGACCATTTGACTGCAAGTTTGTATTCAAAGAGCTTCAAAGCCTTATGAATGGAGGTGCATATGCCAAAAAATGA
- a CDS encoding carbamoyl phosphate synthase large subunit, with amino-acid sequence MLVNPNVATIQTDTRFADKVYLLPVNVKYVESVIEKERPDALVLSFGGQTALNCGVELDDADILSKYGINVLGTQVNGIRHTEDRQLFKDTMVECGVPVLRGKTVTKFDDAKDVAAELGYPVIVRVAYTLGGKGGGVARNEIELYEIVQRGIAASMVGQVLIEEYVGDWKQIEYEVMRDGTDNSVIVCNMENVLSMRVHTGDNIVVAPSQTINNQEYHMMRSAALHAVRHIGIIGECNIQYALDTNSSRFAAIEVNPRLSRSSALASKATGYPLAYISAKISMGYTLPELVNSITKKTTACFEPSLDYIVCKHPRWDFDKFEMVKRSLGPTMKSVGEVMAVGRSFEESLQKAIRMLDIGRDGLILSEQDIVCTEEEIEDRLSRPDDNILYNVSYAITAGMSTEKICTLSAIDPWFIEKIRNIVKMGTKLRQGTISNADMRNAKIRGFSDVQIARAQNTSESFVRKERMRLGIKPCVKQIDTLAAEWSAKTNYLYMTYGGDCNDIEVHKNSKDIIVLGAGPYRIGSSVEFDWGTVNMVDGLKKHGTGDIIVVNCNPETVSTDYDISDRLYFEELTAERILDIAEFESPKGVVTCVGGQTANNLTFRLASSGIQILGTAATDVDRAENRSIFSSVLDGMHIRQPQWQKFTEITKAKEFAHRVGYPVLVRPSYVLSGAAMNVIWSQNELKKYISEATNLSPDHPVVISKFMLNSLEVDVDGVCDGKRVVIGAIVEHIDSAGVHSGDAMMCIPPWRLNNKVIETITDYTEKIAIAFNIHGPFNLQFLINEGTVYVIELNIRASRSMPFVSKLVSTNLISLASRAILGKELPEIRHDHWKKIDIHGIKVPQFSFMQLDGADIVLGVEMQSTGEAACFGNSFYDALSKALTSVGYRLPHSGMVLVTIGGMKNKERLLPTIVSLYQMGFEICATEHTAEFFAKALPQAKTVHKISEPERKPNIADLLYEHKIDFIINIPGTSTLEKYVDMLSDEYLIRRKALEMGIPVLTTPELAESFVKTLEWSKNNKTTVMPLEPYKIY; translated from the coding sequence GTGCTTGTAAACCCAAACGTAGCAACAATACAGACAGATACGCGATTTGCCGACAAGGTATATCTGTTACCAGTAAATGTCAAATATGTAGAATCGGTCATAGAGAAAGAACGTCCAGATGCACTAGTCTTATCATTTGGAGGTCAGACTGCACTAAATTGTGGTGTTGAATTAGATGATGCAGATATTTTGTCAAAATATGGCATAAATGTACTTGGCACACAGGTGAACGGAATACGTCATACAGAAGATAGGCAGCTCTTCAAAGATACGATGGTTGAGTGTGGAGTACCAGTTCTGCGTGGTAAGACTGTAACAAAGTTCGATGATGCAAAAGATGTTGCCGCTGAACTTGGATATCCTGTTATTGTACGTGTGGCATATACACTTGGAGGAAAAGGTGGCGGTGTAGCACGCAACGAGATTGAGCTATATGAGATTGTTCAAAGAGGAATAGCTGCAAGTATGGTCGGACAGGTGTTGATTGAAGAATATGTTGGAGACTGGAAACAGATAGAATATGAAGTGATGCGAGATGGTACAGATAACAGCGTCATTGTATGCAATATGGAAAATGTGCTGTCTATGAGGGTTCATACAGGAGATAATATTGTAGTTGCTCCATCTCAAACGATAAACAACCAAGAATACCACATGATGCGTTCAGCTGCACTACATGCAGTACGACATATTGGAATAATCGGAGAGTGTAATATCCAGTACGCCTTGGATACAAACTCATCTAGATTTGCAGCAATAGAAGTAAACCCTAGACTCTCACGTTCTTCTGCTCTTGCAAGCAAAGCTACAGGATATCCTCTAGCATACATATCTGCAAAAATATCCATGGGATATACATTACCTGAGCTTGTAAACAGTATCACAAAAAAGACTACTGCATGTTTTGAGCCCTCGTTAGATTATATCGTATGCAAACATCCAAGGTGGGATTTTGATAAATTTGAGATGGTAAAACGTAGTCTAGGTCCAACCATGAAGTCAGTTGGAGAGGTAATGGCCGTTGGACGTAGCTTTGAAGAATCATTACAAAAAGCAATTAGGATGCTCGATATAGGTCGCGATGGGCTGATTTTATCCGAACAGGACATAGTATGTACAGAAGAAGAGATAGAAGATAGATTATCAAGACCCGATGATAATATACTATACAACGTATCTTATGCAATTACAGCTGGGATGAGCACAGAAAAGATATGCACACTATCTGCAATTGATCCATGGTTTATCGAAAAAATACGAAACATTGTAAAGATGGGAACAAAACTACGACAAGGTACAATTAGTAATGCAGATATGCGTAATGCCAAAATACGAGGGTTTTCAGATGTGCAAATTGCACGTGCTCAAAATACTAGTGAATCATTTGTTCGAAAAGAAAGAATGAGACTTGGAATAAAACCATGTGTAAAACAGATTGATACGCTTGCAGCAGAATGGTCAGCAAAGACAAACTATCTTTACATGACATATGGAGGAGACTGTAACGATATAGAGGTGCACAAGAATTCCAAAGATATCATAGTTTTGGGAGCAGGTCCATACCGTATAGGAAGCAGTGTAGAGTTTGACTGGGGGACTGTAAATATGGTAGATGGACTCAAAAAACATGGTACAGGAGATATCATAGTTGTAAACTGTAATCCTGAAACCGTCTCAACAGATTATGACATAAGCGATAGGCTCTATTTTGAAGAGTTGACTGCCGAACGTATATTAGACATTGCAGAATTTGAATCCCCCAAAGGTGTGGTAACATGTGTTGGTGGACAGACTGCAAACAATCTGACTTTTAGATTAGCAAGCAGTGGAATACAGATACTCGGTACGGCAGCTACAGACGTGGATAGGGCAGAGAACCGTTCCATATTTAGTTCTGTGCTAGATGGTATGCATATACGACAACCACAATGGCAAAAGTTTACAGAGATTACAAAAGCAAAAGAATTTGCACATAGAGTTGGATATCCAGTATTAGTAAGACCATCGTATGTACTAAGTGGAGCTGCGATGAATGTTATATGGTCTCAAAATGAGCTAAAAAAATACATCAGTGAAGCAACAAATCTCTCTCCAGATCATCCCGTGGTTATATCAAAATTCATGCTAAACTCACTTGAAGTGGATGTTGATGGAGTATGCGATGGGAAACGCGTGGTAATAGGTGCAATTGTAGAACATATCGACAGTGCTGGAGTTCACTCAGGAGATGCAATGATGTGTATACCACCTTGGAGACTCAACAACAAAGTCATAGAGACAATCACCGACTATACTGAAAAGATTGCAATAGCATTTAACATACATGGTCCATTCAACTTGCAGTTTTTGATAAACGAGGGAACAGTGTATGTAATAGAGCTCAATATACGCGCATCACGCTCCATGCCATTTGTCTCAAAGCTGGTCAGTACAAACTTGATATCTTTAGCATCAAGGGCAATACTCGGAAAAGAGTTACCAGAGATACGACATGATCACTGGAAAAAAATCGATATACATGGGATAAAAGTACCACAATTCTCTTTTATGCAATTAGACGGAGCAGATATCGTATTGGGAGTAGAGATGCAGTCTACAGGTGAGGCTGCTTGTTTTGGAAACAGTTTTTATGATGCACTATCCAAAGCGCTCACTTCTGTAGGATATCGTCTACCACATTCTGGCATGGTGTTAGTCACAATAGGTGGAATGAAAAACAAAGAGCGACTTTTACCCACCATTGTCTCACTATATCAGATGGGATTTGAGATTTGTGCAACAGAGCATACTGCAGAATTTTTTGCAAAAGCTCTACCACAAGCTAAAACCGTACACAAAATAAGCGAACCTGAACGCAAGCCAAACATTGCAGATCTATTATATGAGCACAAGATAGATTTCATCATAAACATACCTGGAACATCCACACTTGAAAAATATGTAGACATGCTCTCAGATGAATATCTCATACGACGCAAAGCTCTAGAGATGGGAATTCCCGTTCTTACAACACCCGAGCTTGCCGAGTCTTTTGTAAAGACGCTTGAATGGTCTAAAAATAACAAGACCACCGTGATGCCACTTGAACCATACAAGATATACTAG
- a CDS encoding phosphoesterase: MVEIRILPLEPVLTITGKHRYLVITDVHLGFESNIISKDIHLGKESMARKSAHRILNLIKKSHSDSLVLLGDVKSGTKKITDFEWRNVPQFFDDLGDIETILVPGNHDGNISKLIPKNITISSQSGVVIEQVLLTHGHAMPSEKFGTVHNIVMGHVHPAYSKDDSILNGQPVWVYLMAKREKIFAFGKGNIGITIMPPFNEYLYYGGKRSYSKSTSPIVRRALDGLESAKIISMDGAILGDESDIDAVL, from the coding sequence ATGGTAGAGATACGTATACTGCCTTTAGAACCAGTATTGACAATAACAGGCAAGCACAGATATCTTGTCATCACAGATGTTCATTTAGGTTTTGAGTCGAATATTATATCAAAAGATATACACCTTGGTAAAGAATCTATGGCGCGTAAATCTGCACATAGAATTCTTAATCTAATAAAAAAATCACATTCGGATTCACTAGTGTTGCTTGGTGATGTAAAATCTGGAACCAAAAAAATTACGGATTTTGAATGGCGTAATGTACCACAATTCTTTGACGATCTAGGTGATATAGAAACTATCCTCGTTCCTGGAAATCACGATGGAAACATTTCAAAACTGATCCCAAAAAATATCACTATATCTAGCCAATCTGGTGTTGTAATAGAACAAGTTCTTTTAACACATGGACATGCCATGCCTTCTGAAAAATTTGGCACAGTGCACAATATTGTAATGGGTCATGTACACCCTGCATACTCTAAAGATGATTCAATACTCAACGGTCAACCTGTTTGGGTATACTTGATGGCAAAACGTGAAAAGATCTTTGCATTTGGCAAAGGCAACATAGGTATAACAATAATGCCGCCATTTAATGAATACCTGTATTATGGTGGAAAAAGATCATATTCTAAATCCACATCTCCAATAGTCAGACGTGCACTTGACGGATTGGAATCTGCCAAAATTATATCCATGGATGGAGCAATACTTGGTGATGAGTCAGATATTGATGCTGTACTCTAG
- a CDS encoding ATP synthase F subunit, with protein MFVKIITVGSRSFVTSFQLAGVPGVISETPKDAFKEIDKLANDASIGLILVSDDVSDPISDQLTKLKAKKSSIIFSLPAVGSTKATVDYRTMLKKILGV; from the coding sequence GTGTTTGTGAAGATTATTACTGTAGGGAGTAGGTCGTTTGTCACTAGTTTTCAGCTTGCTGGAGTACCAGGTGTCATATCTGAAACACCAAAAGATGCATTTAAAGAGATAGACAAGCTAGCCAATGACGCGAGTATAGGCCTTATATTGGTGAGCGATGATGTTTCAGACCCAATATCGGATCAACTTACAAAACTAAAAGCTAAAAAATCTAGTATTATTTTTTCATTACCTGCCGTAGGTAGTACCAAAGCCACTGTAGACTATAGAACAATGCTCAAAAAAATATTGGGCGTATAA